In Citrobacter sp. RHB25-C09, the following proteins share a genomic window:
- a CDS encoding tyrosine-type recombinase/integrase, with amino-acid sequence MRLVFATQDLTLANRSFEGFPLLIGADGWPVQPAQSFLWHILIESGESLSTLTWEAYGRRLYDYFAFLEANALAWNDETPAHGLSVLSRYRDWSIGELALNPRTVNNRLALIVRFYRWAKLNNLIKVLPFREKKTHIVPHSGLLSHVTRPGKERSKISIMLRERKRLMKFLTKEQVKVCLALDADPSHQILFHLMVRTGLRSCEARSFPLKYVFNPRLKNGLRRGQMISVALEPSDMQIKYDRPRIIDVPWSLMEDMWSYSLHQRQMRNSRGDGSVTALLLTNEGKQYSKDAVVDIMKSYERKCGFYVRAHMLRHTYGTYTLLALRKTKEFEGEPLMYVRDRLGHSDVQTTMIYLHLINQLEAQSVLAYEDEIDMMFMTTSLNHD; translated from the coding sequence ATGAGGCTTGTATTTGCAACTCAAGATTTGACTCTGGCTAACCGCTCCTTCGAAGGCTTTCCATTACTGATTGGAGCAGATGGGTGGCCAGTTCAACCAGCACAATCCTTTCTTTGGCACATCCTCATCGAGTCAGGTGAATCACTAAGCACTCTGACCTGGGAAGCATACGGTCGGCGTTTGTATGACTACTTCGCTTTCCTGGAAGCCAATGCGCTAGCCTGGAACGATGAAACCCCAGCTCACGGCCTTAGCGTTCTTTCGAGATACAGAGATTGGTCAATCGGCGAACTAGCGCTTAATCCGCGTACTGTTAACAACCGTCTGGCGTTGATTGTGAGATTTTATCGGTGGGCGAAGCTGAACAACCTAATAAAGGTGCTGCCTTTTCGTGAGAAAAAAACTCATATTGTTCCCCACTCAGGTCTTTTAAGCCATGTAACTCGGCCTGGGAAAGAAAGAAGTAAAATTTCAATAATGCTCCGCGAGCGAAAGCGTCTAATGAAATTTTTGACCAAAGAACAAGTCAAAGTATGCCTTGCCTTAGATGCCGATCCAAGCCATCAGATACTGTTTCACCTCATGGTACGAACTGGACTTCGCTCCTGTGAAGCCAGGTCTTTTCCTCTCAAATATGTGTTTAATCCCAGGTTGAAGAATGGGCTGCGCCGTGGGCAGATGATAAGCGTTGCTCTTGAGCCTTCAGATATGCAAATTAAGTATGACCGACCCAGAATCATTGATGTGCCTTGGTCGCTAATGGAAGACATGTGGTCTTATTCCCTTCATCAACGGCAGATGCGTAATTCTAGGGGTGATGGAAGTGTTACCGCATTATTACTGACAAATGAAGGAAAGCAATACTCAAAAGATGCTGTCGTAGACATTATGAAGTCCTACGAACGTAAGTGCGGTTTCTATGTGCGTGCCCATATGCTGCGTCACACCTATGGAACTTATACTTTGCTTGCCCTTCGAAAAACTAAAGAATTTGAAGGTGAGCCACTAATGTATGTAAGAGATCGGCTGGGCCATTCAGATGTTCAAACAACGATGATCTATTTGCATCTTATCAATCAACTGGAAGCTCAATCCGTACTTGCGTATGAAGATGAAATTGACATGATGTTTATGACCACCTCTCTTAATCACGACTGA
- a CDS encoding ATP-dependent endonuclease: MHLHSYRLKNYRRLQDAHIELADDISIFVGSNNSGKTSATQAIHAFITGGRDRFSLYDFSSPCWKRFDEAGNINLADPIPEGFSLPSIDLDLWFEVAAADLYLVIPLLPSTAWEGTKVGIRVSLTAKNSINLIQNFQEAKARGAAQTAELPQDSQYTPWPRSMTDYLQRELKSEYELRYFILDRTRFDETTFQEIGNYVPDELSGEPGGGTILKSLIHIDNLGAQRHLADPNPEAGGRSEDLSKRLSRFYKRNLNQRQDDHVALKALFDSEQALNLHLDGVFKPMLDRLARLGYPGVNNPRLKIMSALDPAHVMNQDARVHYQIGDGEETATLPDSYNGLGFKNLIYMVVEILDSQARWAAMDNRPPLHLLFVEEPEAHLHAQLQQVFIRNILELLNIEGDDGSIFGSQMVITTHSPHILYERGFKPIRYFRRKKTGTEQVTEVLNLSAFYQSQPNDRDFLERYLKLTHCDLFFSDAAILVEGNVERLLLPVMIRKSAKTLRSACLCVLEVGGAFGHRFQSLIEFLGLTTLIITDIDSVALKAQAIEGAEEDEELEEFDIPTDAEDDPADLAQGNEQDPDGESMVPAPKKKYGTACLPSTPNAATSNQTLIKWLPGKLTIEELRNASEADKTHVFENDAKVRVAYQTERAITWNGATEILCGRTLEEDFGLENPNWSQAIARKPLGLIVKGEPISPAALAEGLHQKVSRKSFDKTKFALAVLTEDEEAWHVPVYIRDGLVWLKDEIRLELETVLPELIAEEDVVTGGEQ, encoded by the coding sequence GTGCATCTTCACTCGTATCGCCTTAAGAACTACCGACGTCTACAGGATGCTCATATTGAGCTGGCTGACGATATATCAATATTCGTAGGATCGAATAACAGCGGAAAAACCTCAGCGACTCAAGCGATTCATGCGTTCATCACGGGAGGGAGGGATCGTTTTAGCCTCTACGATTTTAGTTCCCCATGTTGGAAACGTTTTGATGAAGCGGGAAATATCAATTTAGCTGATCCAATACCCGAGGGATTCTCACTTCCGAGTATAGATCTCGATCTTTGGTTCGAGGTCGCGGCAGCAGATCTCTATCTCGTCATTCCATTGCTTCCTAGTACAGCATGGGAAGGCACTAAGGTCGGCATTAGAGTTTCCCTGACCGCGAAAAACTCTATTAACCTCATTCAAAACTTCCAGGAAGCTAAAGCCAGAGGGGCTGCACAGACAGCGGAACTGCCACAAGATTCGCAATATACACCATGGCCTCGATCCATGACGGACTATCTTCAGCGCGAACTCAAGAGCGAATATGAGTTGCGCTACTTCATCTTAGATCGCACACGATTTGATGAGACGACCTTCCAAGAGATTGGAAATTATGTTCCAGATGAATTAAGTGGAGAACCAGGCGGCGGAACAATTTTAAAATCACTTATTCATATCGATAATCTGGGTGCGCAACGACATCTTGCAGATCCTAATCCAGAAGCTGGGGGAAGATCAGAAGACTTGTCAAAGCGTTTAAGCCGCTTCTACAAACGCAACCTTAATCAAAGACAAGACGATCATGTAGCCCTTAAGGCACTATTCGACTCTGAGCAAGCGCTCAACCTTCATTTGGATGGCGTATTCAAGCCGATGCTGGATCGGCTTGCCAGGCTTGGCTATCCGGGCGTCAATAATCCGCGACTGAAAATAATGTCAGCATTAGACCCCGCTCACGTAATGAACCAGGATGCACGGGTTCATTATCAGATCGGAGATGGAGAAGAGACCGCCACTCTTCCTGACAGTTATAATGGGCTTGGATTCAAAAATTTAATCTACATGGTTGTAGAAATTTTAGACTCCCAAGCAAGATGGGCAGCGATGGATAATCGACCTCCATTGCATCTGCTTTTTGTGGAGGAACCGGAGGCTCATCTACACGCTCAGCTCCAACAGGTCTTCATCCGCAATATTCTTGAACTTCTGAACATAGAGGGAGACGACGGAAGCATTTTTGGTAGTCAGATGGTTATCACGACTCACTCGCCGCACATCCTTTACGAGCGAGGATTCAAGCCGATTCGCTATTTCCGACGCAAAAAAACTGGTACAGAACAGGTGACAGAAGTCCTCAATCTATCGGCGTTTTACCAATCTCAACCGAATGATCGTGATTTTTTAGAACGATATCTGAAGCTGACACATTGTGATCTATTTTTTTCAGATGCGGCTATTCTCGTTGAAGGTAACGTTGAGAGATTGCTCCTCCCTGTCATGATTAGAAAGAGCGCGAAGACTCTCCGCTCAGCTTGCTTATGTGTCTTAGAGGTTGGTGGGGCCTTTGGACACCGTTTCCAGTCACTCATTGAGTTTCTCGGTCTGACCACACTGATCATTACTGATATTGATAGTGTTGCTCTTAAAGCTCAGGCGATTGAGGGTGCTGAGGAGGACGAAGAACTCGAAGAATTTGATATTCCAACCGACGCGGAAGACGATCCAGCGGACCTGGCCCAAGGCAATGAGCAAGATCCAGACGGTGAATCGATGGTTCCTGCACCTAAGAAGAAATATGGCACAGCCTGCTTACCAAGTACACCGAACGCTGCAACCTCGAACCAAACTCTTATCAAATGGCTTCCTGGGAAGCTCACAATCGAAGAACTGCGTAATGCATCTGAAGCGGACAAAACTCACGTATTCGAAAACGATGCAAAGGTTCGCGTTGCCTATCAGACTGAGCGGGCTATTACCTGGAACGGAGCCACCGAAATCTTATGCGGGCGTACGCTTGAAGAGGATTTCGGCCTCGAAAACCCGAACTGGTCCCAAGCCATAGCGAGAAAGCCTTTAGGTTTAATTGTGAAAGGAGAGCCCATTAGTCCAGCAGCTCTTGCCGAAGGCCTTCATCAAAAGGTTTCGCGAAAGAGTTTCGATAAAACAAAGTTTGCGCTTGCAGTTCTCACCGAAGATGAGGAAGCATGGCATGTGCCGGTTTATATCCGTGATGGACTTGTCTGGCTGAAAGACGAAATACGGCTCGAACTCGAAACCGTGCTACCTGAACTTATCGCCGAAGAAGATGTTGTGACGGGAGGTGAGCAATGA
- a CDS encoding TetR family transcriptional regulator yields the protein MAMKSIKRQTLVRSRSNTLDVLDKVINDLVEGNEKISIALVARIAGVTPGLIHNTYPAVAEKIRLLMGKSVRAQRDSKHQALMVEKERNRVLRAENDQLLDELARIASVNQRLLFEMDELKTAGNRGVVSISSKSRN from the coding sequence ATGGCGATGAAGTCCATTAAGCGGCAGACTCTTGTCCGTTCGCGGTCAAACACACTAGATGTTCTTGATAAAGTCATTAATGACCTTGTCGAAGGTAACGAAAAGATTTCCATCGCTTTGGTTGCCCGAATAGCGGGCGTTACACCTGGACTCATTCATAACACCTACCCAGCGGTGGCGGAGAAAATCCGCCTCCTCATGGGTAAGTCAGTTCGCGCCCAGCGAGATTCGAAACATCAGGCGCTGATGGTTGAAAAGGAGAGGAACCGGGTGCTCCGTGCAGAGAATGACCAACTTTTAGACGAGCTGGCTCGAATTGCTTCTGTAAATCAACGCCTGTTGTTCGAAATGGACGAGTTGAAGACAGCAGGTAATAGGGGGGTTGTTTCCATTTCTTCCAAATCCCGTAATTAG
- a CDS encoding four-helix bundle copper-binding protein: MQTENQECIDLCYACATACDRCAAACLEEADIAMMKNCLRLDTQCAAICRLAAQFMALGSDHLSQVCRLCADLCKACAQECTKHEHDHCQNCARACNACADACLKMIA; this comes from the coding sequence ATGCAAACAGAGAATCAAGAATGTATCGATCTGTGTTACGCATGCGCGACGGCGTGCGATCGGTGTGCCGCGGCATGTCTGGAAGAGGCCGATATTGCGATGATGAAGAACTGCCTTCGCCTGGATACTCAATGCGCGGCAATATGCCGTCTGGCAGCGCAGTTTATGGCGCTGGGTAGCGATCATCTCAGCCAGGTCTGTCGTTTGTGTGCGGATTTGTGCAAAGCCTGTGCGCAGGAATGTACGAAACACGAACACGACCATTGCCAGAACTGCGCCCGTGCCTGTAACGCCTGCGCTGATGCCTGTCTGAAAATGATCGCCTGA
- a CDS encoding UvrD-helicase domain-containing protein, whose product MSSRANKPDTQADIDLRNCLSNVPPRSFIMKAGAGSGKTTSLIKGLASAIQIHGDKLKRTRQRIACITYTEIAAGEIWRDVGSDPLVHVSTIHSFMWLLAKPFQNDIRIWVSGRIMEKIDVLEEKCATYGPRVQQRTKDKDARDLERLRRQSERIATVKGFRYGTGSNYAKGILGHDDILKLVSYLISERSLFRSLLARQFPFVFVDESQDTTPAVVQALKAVEREPGVTFCLGFFGDPMQRIYVTGTGQVEAESTWIDIPKPENFRCSTKVLNLANAIRRGGDDLVQTPGQRLGPEGIIPTPEGSAHLFILPADETRDANLVRVREWMATRTGDDYWRSDDNDQARVKLLVIVHQMAARRLGFGDLYTALNSKAPSAFKDGFLDGSAWPISSCVKFLIPIAIAHTNGQQLEVMRLIREYSLLLDKESLGGASVAERLKVLGELVASITAGIAGHSGATIGDLLKQVNSSDLLVLDPRLVSYLDPNAVLPVQPEPEAGENNDDDVQEEGETDKEMASMDAFLACPASQLLPYHTYISERSPFWTQQGIKGAEFDRVLVVLDDAESNHFQFSYEKYLGLEALSDNDQKHMDAGEETTMDRTRRLFYVSCTRALKDLAVVLFTANPEQAEDHIRQLDLFEVEAIHTGTVFDLAL is encoded by the coding sequence ATGAGTAGTCGAGCAAATAAGCCAGACACCCAGGCCGACATAGACTTGCGGAACTGCCTTAGCAACGTTCCACCACGTAGCTTCATCATGAAGGCCGGCGCTGGTTCAGGAAAAACTACGTCACTGATTAAAGGCTTGGCATCGGCCATCCAAATACACGGCGATAAGCTCAAGAGGACCCGGCAGCGCATTGCCTGTATTACTTATACCGAGATTGCTGCTGGAGAGATTTGGAGGGACGTCGGTAGTGATCCTCTGGTTCATGTCTCAACGATCCACAGTTTTATGTGGCTGTTAGCTAAGCCTTTCCAGAACGATATTCGCATCTGGGTGTCTGGGCGCATCATGGAAAAAATTGATGTGCTTGAAGAAAAATGCGCAACCTATGGTCCCAGAGTCCAACAGCGGACGAAGGATAAGGACGCCCGAGATTTGGAGCGCCTCCGTCGCCAGTCGGAGCGGATAGCTACAGTAAAAGGTTTTCGATACGGAACAGGTAGCAACTACGCAAAGGGTATTCTTGGTCATGACGACATTCTGAAACTGGTCTCCTACCTTATTTCCGAACGCTCTCTCTTTCGAAGCCTTCTCGCACGCCAGTTTCCATTCGTCTTTGTAGACGAGAGCCAAGACACAACTCCTGCAGTCGTGCAAGCTTTGAAGGCCGTTGAGCGTGAACCCGGGGTCACATTCTGCCTTGGTTTCTTCGGCGATCCGATGCAACGGATATATGTCACAGGAACCGGACAAGTCGAAGCAGAGTCTACTTGGATTGACATTCCGAAACCTGAAAATTTCCGGTGTTCAACTAAGGTTTTAAACCTCGCGAATGCCATTCGTCGTGGTGGTGATGACCTCGTTCAGACCCCTGGTCAACGTCTAGGTCCAGAAGGTATCATTCCCACCCCAGAGGGTTCCGCACACCTTTTTATTTTGCCTGCTGACGAAACACGGGATGCCAATCTCGTTCGTGTACGTGAATGGATGGCAACACGAACAGGTGACGACTACTGGCGATCAGATGATAATGATCAGGCGCGAGTAAAGCTTCTTGTCATTGTTCACCAGATGGCAGCAAGGCGTTTAGGGTTTGGGGACCTCTACACTGCACTTAACTCTAAAGCCCCATCAGCGTTCAAAGATGGTTTTTTAGACGGGTCTGCATGGCCTATTTCATCGTGTGTAAAGTTTTTGATCCCGATTGCTATTGCTCATACCAATGGTCAACAACTTGAAGTGATGCGCTTGATTCGAGAGTATTCACTTCTTCTTGATAAAGAGTCTCTTGGAGGAGCGAGCGTGGCGGAACGCCTTAAGGTACTTGGCGAACTTGTTGCTTCAATCACAGCGGGCATAGCGGGACATTCCGGAGCAACAATCGGCGATCTTCTAAAACAAGTAAATTCCTCCGATTTACTAGTCCTTGACCCTCGATTGGTATCGTATCTGGATCCAAATGCAGTTCTTCCTGTTCAGCCTGAGCCAGAAGCAGGGGAGAACAATGACGACGATGTTCAAGAAGAGGGTGAAACTGACAAGGAAATGGCCTCAATGGATGCTTTCCTTGCCTGCCCCGCAAGCCAGCTTTTGCCATACCATACCTATATTTCGGAACGTTCTCCCTTTTGGACTCAGCAAGGCATCAAAGGTGCTGAGTTTGATAGGGTACTTGTCGTACTGGATGACGCCGAAAGCAACCATTTCCAATTCTCATACGAAAAATACCTCGGTCTTGAGGCTCTCTCAGATAACGACCAGAAACATATGGATGCCGGTGAAGAAACAACCATGGATCGAACGCGGCGGCTTTTCTATGTGAGTTGCACAAGGGCGTTAAAAGACCTGGCGGTTGTTCTGTTTACCGCTAATCCTGAGCAGGCCGAGGATCACATACGCCAACTTGATCTTTTTGAAGTGGAAGCCATCCACACTGGAACCGTCTTTGATCTAGCCCTGTGA
- the uspF gene encoding universal stress protein UspF, producing MYRSVLVPIDVTEVDLTRQLIPQVEAHAKTAQVHFLAVIPSVPFYASLGLAYSGEFPDKNGIKEKALEKLDEIVQQFNIPEGRVQKHIVYGPPKDQILKLADSLSADLIIIASHRPGFSTYLLGSTASAVVRHAQCPVLVVR from the coding sequence ATGTATCGTTCCGTTCTGGTTCCTATTGATGTCACAGAAGTCGATTTGACGCGTCAGCTCATTCCTCAAGTCGAAGCTCATGCTAAAACCGCGCAAGTCCATTTTCTGGCAGTTATCCCCTCCGTCCCCTTTTATGCTTCTCTCGGACTCGCCTATTCGGGGGAGTTTCCGGATAAGAATGGAATAAAGGAAAAAGCTTTAGAGAAGCTGGATGAGATAGTACAGCAATTTAATATCCCTGAAGGCAGAGTCCAGAAACATATTGTCTATGGCCCTCCGAAGGATCAGATCCTGAAGCTGGCTGATTCGCTCAGTGCCGATCTGATTATTATTGCCTCGCACCGACCGGGTTTCTCGACCTACCTGCTGGGTTCTACCGCATCGGCCGTTGTCCGCCACGCGCAATGCCCGGTTTTAGTCGTTCGTTGA
- a CDS encoding site-specific integrase, translating to MSTRSVSAMLQAYDVLISQPATANGLSSAERDAIVISAIVNEDGETLVLSRFGDSQWDLRPFFDQANVSHSYKFINWDMSMPRALIDDSKAVAYAWFKRGMPGSKPPIARGITTFAVASVIPFIRWLNNLGVSSFAEIIPIHISNYVHYCKSELKLRPLPLYGRLRIIDFLWVFSTDMMFPLKNYPWGSSTLWRICGIANIKGLDAENKNVGRTDIIPSDEQSKIFNYCEKIVQDMKAELAVCGIGYHPSDEQMSIRCRDAVLYIVSITSGMRNDEAIGIEVGAWRKELKNGITFYWVATIEHKTGKGLVEYLVPELTFEALNLLARYSVPIRKELEQEIRLLAKNQNCSNSTEHILRLEKARKDSKKLFLGRNSQGGKIKEGYHVEALSGQGSNVAFGRLAKAAGSDWPLKTHQCRRTYARCFVESRMGRTSLIFLKWQFKHSSMSMTQLYASNPQQDLALFDEILQQMTEYKIDLIESWLDEQPLAGGAGEKIVKMRAIPIKDRAALLAQTVPHANIRATGHGWCIATERGCGGAGLYEATRCPTCKNAVIDELFADTWQDIYCQQQELLNIEDAGPAVRQRAERDLQVALDVITSLGLSPINGNIDEAGNGDEVH from the coding sequence ATGAGCACAAGAAGCGTTAGTGCCATGTTGCAGGCATATGATGTCCTCATCTCCCAGCCAGCTACAGCTAATGGACTAAGTTCTGCAGAGCGGGATGCAATCGTCATCAGTGCTATTGTTAATGAAGATGGTGAAACGCTGGTTCTTAGTCGGTTTGGCGATTCGCAGTGGGATCTACGCCCGTTTTTTGATCAGGCAAACGTTTCTCATTCTTATAAATTTATCAACTGGGATATGAGCATGCCTCGGGCGCTCATTGATGACAGTAAAGCTGTTGCTTATGCTTGGTTTAAGAGAGGAATGCCTGGGTCTAAACCACCTATCGCACGGGGTATCACTACTTTTGCTGTTGCCAGCGTGATACCTTTTATTCGCTGGCTAAATAATTTGGGCGTTTCAAGTTTTGCAGAGATCATTCCAATCCATATCAGCAATTACGTTCATTATTGCAAAAGTGAGTTGAAATTAAGGCCTCTTCCGCTGTATGGCCGATTACGGATTATTGATTTTCTCTGGGTATTCTCTACCGATATGATGTTCCCCCTCAAAAATTATCCTTGGGGGAGTTCAACATTGTGGCGTATTTGCGGGATTGCCAATATAAAAGGGTTAGATGCAGAAAATAAAAACGTTGGGCGAACGGATATCATTCCTTCGGATGAACAATCCAAAATCTTCAATTATTGTGAAAAAATTGTCCAAGATATGAAGGCTGAGTTGGCTGTCTGTGGCATTGGATATCATCCTAGCGATGAACAGATGTCAATTCGTTGTAGAGACGCTGTACTATATATAGTTTCAATCACTAGCGGTATGCGCAATGACGAGGCTATTGGAATTGAGGTCGGTGCTTGGCGTAAGGAGTTAAAGAATGGCATCACCTTTTACTGGGTAGCTACAATCGAGCATAAAACAGGCAAAGGGCTAGTCGAGTATCTTGTGCCGGAACTGACATTTGAAGCACTAAATCTTTTGGCAAGATATTCCGTACCTATCAGAAAGGAGTTGGAGCAAGAGATTAGGTTGCTTGCAAAAAATCAGAATTGTTCGAATTCAACCGAACACATTCTTAGGCTCGAAAAAGCTCGAAAGGATTCGAAGAAACTATTTCTGGGACGAAACAGCCAAGGAGGAAAAATTAAGGAAGGCTACCACGTTGAAGCGCTTAGCGGCCAAGGTTCTAATGTTGCATTTGGCCGTTTAGCTAAAGCTGCTGGAAGTGATTGGCCGTTAAAGACACATCAATGCAGAAGAACATATGCAAGGTGCTTTGTGGAGTCCCGTATGGGAAGAACTTCGCTTATTTTTCTCAAGTGGCAGTTTAAACACAGCAGCATGAGCATGACCCAACTGTATGCGTCTAACCCGCAGCAAGACTTGGCACTTTTTGATGAAATCTTACAGCAGATGACAGAATACAAAATTGATTTGATCGAATCATGGCTCGATGAACAGCCTTTAGCAGGTGGCGCAGGTGAAAAAATCGTCAAGATGCGAGCTATTCCAATCAAAGACAGGGCCGCATTGCTTGCCCAAACCGTCCCACATGCAAACATTCGTGCGACTGGACACGGCTGGTGTATTGCAACAGAGCGAGGTTGTGGCGGAGCCGGATTATACGAGGCAACACGCTGCCCAACATGCAAAAACGCGGTGATTGATGAGCTTTTCGCGGATACGTGGCAGGACATATACTGTCAACAGCAGGAGTTGCTCAACATCGAAGATGCTGGGCCTGCTGTAAGACAGCGGGCAGAGCGCGATTTACAGGTTGCATTAGATGTCATCACGAGCTTAGGTCTGTCTCCTATCAATGGCAATATTGACGAGGCTGGGAATGGCGATGAAGTCCATTAA
- a CDS encoding translesion error-prone DNA polymerase V autoproteolytic subunit, which produces MMFYSPADLRQIVAIPLFSDIVPCGFPSPAQDYVEQRIDLNELLIQHPSATYFVRAAGDSMIDAGIDDGDLLVVDSTYQASHGDIVIAAVEGEFTVKQLQLRPSIQLNPMNSAYSPIRVSSEDTLDIFGVVTRIIKTIK; this is translated from the coding sequence ATGATGTTCTACAGCCCCGCAGATTTGCGCCAGATTGTGGCGATACCACTGTTTTCCGACATTGTGCCGTGCGGCTTTCCCTCACCGGCGCAGGACTATGTTGAGCAGCGCATCGATCTTAACGAATTGCTTATTCAGCACCCCAGCGCAACTTATTTCGTCAGAGCCGCCGGAGATTCGATGATAGACGCGGGTATTGATGATGGCGATCTGCTGGTGGTGGATAGCACTTATCAGGCGAGCCATGGCGATATTGTGATCGCGGCGGTCGAAGGCGAATTCACGGTCAAACAGTTGCAGCTACGGCCCTCTATCCAGTTAAACCCAATGAACAGCGCGTATTCACCCATCCGGGTGAGCAGTGAAGATACGCTGGATATTTTCGGCGTCGTTACGCGCATTATCAAAACGATAAAATAA
- a CDS encoding aminoglycoside adenylyltransferase family protein, giving the protein MLIPASIQKQVNTACAVISRILGRNLLAIHLYGSAVEGGLKPWSDIDLLVTTHQPLTPEQRKALMEEILPLSASPGTSTCWRALEVTVVVYAVVAPWRFPPQREMQFGEWLREDIRSGIYEPAQPDCDLAILLTHVRNASVAVVGERADTLFEPVPQRDLVQTFRQTLELWQAPGDLRGDERNIILTLARIWYSAVTGEFTAKDAAAEWLLPQLPDEHAALLQAAQRDYLGLDTVDWTEAMSATERFVHYAKAAIVEQLPTCE; this is encoded by the coding sequence ATGCTTATACCCGCCAGCATTCAGAAGCAAGTAAATACCGCCTGCGCTGTTATCAGCCGGATCCTGGGGCGCAATCTGTTGGCGATTCACCTTTACGGCTCTGCTGTGGAAGGCGGGCTGAAGCCCTGGAGCGATATTGATCTTCTGGTCACCACGCACCAGCCGCTGACGCCAGAGCAGCGAAAAGCGCTGATGGAGGAAATACTTCCGCTATCAGCCTCGCCAGGCACGTCGACGTGCTGGCGGGCGCTAGAGGTCACGGTGGTTGTTTATGCCGTCGTAGCGCCCTGGCGCTTTCCACCGCAACGAGAGATGCAGTTTGGCGAGTGGCTGCGTGAGGATATTCGTTCCGGGATTTATGAGCCCGCGCAGCCGGACTGCGATCTGGCGATATTACTGACGCATGTGCGCAATGCCAGCGTTGCCGTCGTGGGCGAGCGTGCCGATACGCTGTTTGAACCTGTGCCTCAACGCGACCTTGTGCAGACCTTCCGCCAGACGCTTGAACTATGGCAGGCGCCGGGTGATTTACGGGGAGATGAGCGAAATATCATTCTGACCCTCGCGCGTATCTGGTACAGCGCGGTGACGGGAGAATTTACCGCGAAAGATGCGGCGGCAGAATGGCTCCTTCCACAGCTTCCCGATGAACACGCTGCGCTGCTGCAGGCGGCGCAGCGTGACTACCTGGGGCTGGACACCGTCGACTGGACGGAAGCAATGTCCGCCACCGAACGTTTTGTCCACTATGCGAAAGCGGCGATCGTCGAACAGTTACCGACCTGTGAATAA